In Musa acuminata AAA Group cultivar baxijiao chromosome BXJ3-9, Cavendish_Baxijiao_AAA, whole genome shotgun sequence, a single genomic region encodes these proteins:
- the LOC135649768 gene encoding ETHYLENE INSENSITIVE 3-like 3 protein, with the protein MTHLAVIDQDLGGDASDFEVDGVKCDNLNENDVSDEEIESEELTRRMWKDRVKLKRIKERERLAAQQAALETSKPKQPSEQALRKKMSRAQDGILKYMLKLMEVCNVRGFVYGIIPEKGKPVSGASDNIRAWWKEKVKFDKNGPSAIAKYEAENFAADKAQNSGSKNQCSLADLQDATLGSLLSSLMQHCDPPQRKFPLEKGVPPPWWPSGKEDWWIGLGLPKGQGPPYKKPHDLKKVWKVGVLTGVIKHMSPNIGKIKTHVRKSKCLQDKMSAKESSIWLGVLNREEMIVNQLSSDNGMSDVTQDSGHRERREDTNSCSDEYDVDGLEDARGSTSCKDDAKNLQVETLPCAVTSREEGPAINSNQLCQGKEQTSEQPKQKRPRLSVASADRQTAKTQNEHIPKETRNAIPDMNDTDMSLLVHHAQSVSHETHMNPNSRHQGRDLQNQNLEPQSAISNFASIPSINVAAGNMFTDDQPLQYPEVGNSELEFATTINTGSNYGFYKSSGGSGILQDKQQYPMFVPGHSVMSDDSIIPVGNNSYDHVTTPNVNSHTITGDMHLFVDGSFYTEPDRFDGSSFGLPLDLIGISSPIPDIGDILHDDDIMEYLGT; encoded by the coding sequence ATGACTCATCTAGCAGTAATAGATCAGGACTTAGGTGGTGATGCATCAGATTTTGAGGTGGATGGTGTCAAATGCGACAATCTCAATGAAAATGATGTCAgtgatgaagaaattgaatcagaGGAGTTGACGAGAAGAATGTGGAAAGATAGAGTTAAACTTAAGCGAATCAAGGAACGTGAAAGGCTTGCCGCCCAGCAAGCAGCTTTGGAAACGTCTAAGCCAAAGCAACCATCTGAACAGGCTCTTAGAAAAAAGATGTCCAGAGCACAAGATGGGATTCTGAAGTACATGTTGAAGCTGATGGAGGTGTGTAATGTCCGTGGGTTTGTATATGGAATCATTCCTGAGAAGGGAAAGCCTGTAAGTGGTGCTTCAGACAATATAAGAGCTTGGTGGAAGGAGAAAGTGAAGTTTGATAAGAATGGGCCTTCTGCCATCGCTAAATATGAGGCAGAGAATTTTGCTGCCGATAAAGCACAGAACAGTGGAAGCAAAAATCAATGTAGCCTTGCGGATCTCCAAGATGCTACACTGGGATCTCTTCTGTCATCACTGATGCAACACTGTGATCCCCCACAAAGAAAATTCCCACTGGAGAAGGGTGTTCCCCCGCCTTGGTGGCCTTCTGGAAAGGAAGACTGGTGGATAGGTTTGGGCTTACCCAAGGGTCAAGGCCCCCCATATAAGAAGCCACATGACCTGAAGAAGGTGTGGAAGGTTGGGGTACTAACAGGTGTGATAAAACACATGTCTCCCAATATTGGAAAGATCAAAACCCATGTACGAAAGTCGAAGTGCTTGCAGGATAAGATGAGTGCCAAAGAGAGTTCCATTTGGTTGGGAGTTTTGAATAGAGAAGAAATGATTGTCAATCAACTTAGCAGTGATAATGGGATGTCTGATGTAACTCAGGATAGTGGTCATAGGGAGCGTCGAGAGGACACAAACAGTTGTAGCGACGAATATGATGTTGATGGCCTTGAAGATGCTCGTGGATCGACTTCATGCAAAGATGATGCGAAAAATCTGCAGGTTGAGACGCTACCTTGTGCAGTGACTTCAAGGGAGGAAGGCCCAGCTATAAATTCCAACCAACTTTGTCAAGGCAAGGAGCAAACAAGTGAACAGCCGAAGCAAAAAAGACCTCGTTTAAGTGTTGCATCTGCTGACAGGCAGACAGCTAAAACTCAGAATGAGCACATACCAAAGGAGACGAGAAACGCTATTCCAGATATGAACGACACAGACATGTCTTTGTTGGTTCATCACGCACAAAGTGTCAGCCATGAGACCCATATGAATCCGAATTCAAGGCACCAAGGAAGAGATCTCCAAAACCAAAACCTTGAACCACAATCTGCCATTAGCAACTTTGCAAGCATCCCTTCTATTAATGTTGCTGCAGGGAACATGTTTACTGATGACCAACCATTACAGTATCCAGAAGTTGGGAATAGTGAGTTGGAATTTGCTACCACAATTAACACAGGGTCCAACTATGGATTTTATAAGTCATCAGGGGGCTCTGGTATCTTGCAGGATAAGCAGCAATACCCTATGTTTGTTCCTGGTCATTCGGTAATGTCTGACGATAGCATAATTCCTGTGGGGAATAATTCTTATGACCATGTGACGACACCAAATGTGAATTCACATACAATCACTGGAGACATGCATCTATTCGTAGATGGATCATTTTACACTGAACCGGATAGGTTTGATGGCAGTTCCTTTGGATTGCCATTAGATTTAATTGGGATCAGCAGCCCAATACCTGATATTGGTGACATATTGCATGATGATGACATTATGGAGTATTTGGGAACATAA